From Carya illinoinensis cultivar Pawnee chromosome 5, C.illinoinensisPawnee_v1, whole genome shotgun sequence, one genomic window encodes:
- the LOC122311915 gene encoding RING-H2 finger protein ATL54-like has product MGLQQHRKLLEDSENTTCPLQCPKSTDPGYCSLCSKVCPDICPDLDGQSQKSHLKIPPFWIATITFLVAAFLLVCFYAIHSRYYLRRQNPRRRSQRGNVETQDEFLDEEDGSVLDHPIWHIRTVGLQQSIISSIAVCKYKRGEGLVEGAECSVCLSEFEEDETLRLLPKCSHAFHISCIDTWLRSHTSCPMCRAPIVVQTPSPEADVDNSSPVEETQVGIPSSSGTESSDREEDERTCELSIGLEDEGELDAVNGQKICENSNDEVNDIQPMRRSVSLDSLSASKISLAIANTFPTDSDGISNTQRVRVNESNKRIVPRRLEGNRKSLELILGSSSKGRPLTNKPVSMKRSFSWNGKFLLFNYNQSRDFVLRSF; this is encoded by the coding sequence aTGGGGCTGCAACAACATAGAAAGCTGTTAGAAGATTCAGAAAACACAACCTGTCCATTACAATGTCCAAAAAGTACTGATCCAGGCTATTGTTCACTATGTTCAAAAGTCTGCCCTGATATATGCCCTGATTTGGATGGCCAGTCACAAAAGTCCCACCTTAAGATCCCTCCCTTCTGGATCGCCACGATCACATTTCTCGTCGCCGCTTTTCTGCTTGTTTGCTTCTATGCTATCCATTCGAGGTACTATTTACGTAGGCAGAACCCGAGGAGAAGGTCACAGCGGGGAAATGTGGAGACCCAGGATGAGTTTCTTGATGAAGAAGATGGATCTGTGCTGGATCATCCCATTTGGCACATCCGCACCGTCGGTCTTCAACAGTCGATTATCAGTTCGATCGCGGTGTGCAAGTATAAAAGAGGTGAAGGGCTTGTTGAAGGAGCAGAGTGCTCTGTTTGCTTGAGCgagtttgaagaagatgagactCTTAGACTTTTGCCCAAGTGCAGTCATGCTTTTCATATTTCCTGTATTGATACTTGGCTTAGATCCCATACCAGTTGTCCCATGTGTCGTGCACCCATAGTAGTCCAGACGCCATCGCCGGAGGCTGATGTCGATAATTCCAGTCCAGTGGAAGAAACCCAGGTGGGAATTCCGTCAAGCAGTGGTACCGAATCATCCGATAGAGAGGAAGATGAGCGGACTTGTGAGTTAAGCATTGGGTTAGAGGATGAGGGAGAATTAGATGCTGTGAATGGACAAAAAATATGCGAGAATTCAAATGACGAAGTAAACGACATACAACCGATGAGAAGATCAGTTTCCTTGGATTCTTTGTCGGCTTCAAAGATCAGCCTCGCTATAGCGAATACTTTTCCGACAGATTCCGATGGGATTTCAAACACGCAACGGGTAAGAGTGAATGAATCCAATAAAAGAATTGTTCCGCGAAGACTCGAAGGGAATCGGAAGTCGTTAGAACTAATATTGGGTAGTTCTTCGAAGGGTAGACCGCTGACAAATAAGCCAGTTTCAATGAAGAGATCGTTTTCATGGAATGGGAAATTCTTGTTATTCAACTACAACCAGAGCCGAGACTTCGTTTTGCGAAGCTTTTGA